A DNA window from Candidatus Eisenbacteria bacterium contains the following coding sequences:
- the smpB gene encoding SsrA-binding protein SmpB yields MSNDRDSPDRLIAQNRRASHDYFILETVETGLVLAGVEVKSLRQGKASLTEAYAIIENGEAWVMQMHIPHYEAGNRWNKDPVRKRKLLLHRTEIEKLNKSVAQKGHTLVPLKLYFKDGFAKLLIGVGKGKKSYDKRATLAAKDARLEMDRARAISRRGGRE; encoded by the coding sequence ATGTCCAACGACCGTGACTCGCCCGATCGACTGATCGCGCAAAATCGCCGCGCGAGCCATGACTACTTCATCCTCGAGACCGTCGAGACGGGGCTGGTGCTGGCCGGCGTCGAGGTCAAGAGTCTGCGCCAGGGCAAGGCGAGCCTCACCGAGGCCTACGCGATCATCGAGAACGGCGAGGCGTGGGTCATGCAGATGCACATCCCGCACTACGAAGCGGGCAATCGCTGGAACAAGGACCCGGTCCGCAAGCGCAAGCTGCTGCTGCATCGCACCGAGATCGAGAAGCTCAACAAGTCGGTCGCGCAGAAGGGGCACACGCTGGTGCCGCTCAAGCTGTATTTCAAGGATGGCTTCGCGAAGCTTCTGATCGGGGTCGGCAAGGGCAAGAAGTCCTACGACAAACGCGCGACGCTCGCCGCCAAGGACGCGCGTCTCGAAATGGACCGCGCCCGTGCCATCTCCCGCCGGGGCGGTCGCGAATGA